In the genome of Mycobacterium kansasii ATCC 12478, one region contains:
- a CDS encoding TetR/AcrR family transcriptional regulator, with the protein MSDVERPGDLRAPPRQEPPNERGDAARNRALLLDAARRLVAQRGADAITMDDVAAAAGVGKGTLFRRFGSRAGLMMVLLDEDERTSQQAFLFGPPPLGPDAPPLDRLIAFGRERICFVHAHRELLSEAGRTRHTRYGAAALVHRTHVRVLLQSAHTTGDLDVQADALLALLDVDYVEHGLNDGGHTLQTLGDAWESLARKLCGR; encoded by the coding sequence ATGAGCGATGTCGAGCGGCCCGGTGACCTACGTGCGCCGCCTCGGCAAGAGCCGCCAAACGAACGAGGTGACGCGGCGCGCAATCGCGCGCTGCTGCTGGACGCGGCGCGCCGACTGGTCGCCCAGCGCGGCGCCGACGCGATCACGATGGACGACGTTGCCGCCGCGGCCGGCGTCGGTAAGGGCACGCTATTCCGCCGGTTCGGCAGTCGCGCCGGCCTGATGATGGTGCTACTCGATGAAGACGAGCGAACCAGCCAGCAGGCATTTCTGTTCGGCCCGCCGCCGCTGGGCCCCGACGCCCCGCCTTTGGATCGCCTGATCGCGTTCGGCCGGGAGCGAATCTGCTTCGTCCATGCCCACCGTGAGCTGCTGTCGGAGGCTGGTCGAACTCGCCACACCCGCTACGGCGCCGCGGCGTTGGTACACCGCACACATGTGCGGGTGCTCTTGCAGTCGGCCCACACTACCGGCGATCTGGATGTCCAGGCCGATGCCCTGCTGGCCCTGCTCGACGTCGACTATGTCGAGCACGGCCTCAACGATGGCGGTCAC
- a CDS encoding NAD(P)H-dependent oxidoreductase, translated as MPEIKSDVKVLALVGSLRAASINRQIAELAVVVAPGGVNVTVFEGLGELPFYNEDLDTPGDLPGPVVALREAAADADAALVVTPEYNGSMPAVIKNAIDWLSRPFGNGALKGKPLAVIGGSMGRYGGVWAHDETRKSFAIAGTRVIDTIKLSVPFRSLDGNAPADSSAISANLRDIVGKLAAEVP; from the coding sequence GTGCCAGAGATCAAGTCCGACGTCAAGGTCCTGGCGTTGGTGGGAAGCCTGCGGGCGGCGTCCATCAATCGCCAGATCGCCGAACTTGCGGTTGTCGTTGCACCCGGCGGCGTCAACGTCACCGTGTTCGAAGGGCTGGGGGAGTTGCCGTTCTACAACGAGGACCTTGATACGCCCGGCGACCTTCCCGGACCCGTGGTCGCGTTGCGGGAGGCCGCGGCTGACGCGGATGCGGCGCTGGTGGTCACGCCCGAATACAACGGCAGCATGCCTGCTGTCATCAAGAACGCGATTGACTGGCTATCTCGCCCGTTCGGCAACGGCGCATTGAAAGGCAAGCCCCTGGCGGTCATCGGCGGGTCGATGGGCCGATACGGTGGGGTGTGGGCCCACGACGAGACCCGCAAGTCGTTCGCAATCGCCGGTACGCGCGTGATCGACACGATCAAACTGTCGGTGCCGTTCCGATCTCTGGATGGCAACGCGCCCGCGGACAGTTCCGCGATATCGGCGAATCTGCGCGACATCGTCGGAAAGCTGGCCGCCGAAGTGCCCTGA